A window from Termitidicoccus mucosus encodes these proteins:
- a CDS encoding type II toxin-antitoxin system VapC family toxin translates to MNVVLDGSAALTILLPDERGGKAAPSILNALNEAEEIHVPAHWWVEVANGVLMAERRSRLTQAESATALEDAHELEPATDRKAARG, encoded by the coding sequence ATGAACGTTGTCTTGGACGGAAGTGCGGCGCTGACGATTTTGTTGCCGGACGAGCGTGGCGGCAAGGCTGCGCCCTCAATCTTGAACGCCCTCAACGAGGCGGAGGAAATACACGTCCCCGCGCATTGGTGGGTTGAGGTTGCAAACGGGGTGCTCATGGCCGAAAGGCGCTCGCGCCTGACCCAGGCGGAGAGTGCCACGGCATTGGAAGATGCGCATGAGCTGGAGCCGGCGACGGACAGGAAAGCGGCGCGCGGATAA
- a CDS encoding type II toxin-antitoxin system Phd/YefM family antitoxin produces the protein MTKTVTALEMKTRLGRYLAGVESDAMEYLITRHERPVALLVPVRTGRGTRAAALRRLATGSVRRKADNWTTKQLIEAGRK, from the coding sequence ATGACTAAAACCGTCACTGCATTGGAAATGAAAACCCGCCTCGGCCGGTATCTGGCCGGGGTGGAAAGCGACGCGATGGAATATCTGATCACGCGGCACGAGAGGCCTGTTGCGCTGCTCGTGCCTGTGCGGACAGGCAGAGGAACGCGGGCGGCGGCGCTCCGCCGCCTCGCAACCGGCTCCGTGCGCCGTAAGGCGGACAACTGGACCACCAAGCAACTCATCGAGGCGGGCCGCAAATGA
- a CDS encoding AAA family ATPase — translation MRDRIAHDHRARKISDANADTLRADWLREMNAAERASLRPSALPQPPLLDQNAALERAVKVAHDLTFERKSVVKRSELEAAILRETFGSGIKIESVRSALARENFAESADGGELASREGLRHELSVLTAAKLGRNRLPPLNEKFDVAKTSLDAEQCEAVRLIANSRDFITLFRGAGTGKSYTLNFVAKAVRETAAPLVVLAPQTSQVRDLCKDGLDAHTLASVQSIPDGAVVILDEAGQVGARQMHDLVQKVQAAAGRLILSGDTRQHGAVEASDALVTIERYAGLKAAEIRTIRRQDPARGERKEAARIASYRDAVSAASEGDWRNRSSVCVRSEPSRWSTNTNALPRLQLRSSPI, via the coding sequence TTGCGCGATCGCATCGCGCACGATCATCGTGCGCGAAAAATCAGCGATGCGAACGCCGACACGTTGCGGGCGGACTGGCTGCGGGAAATGAACGCCGCGGAGCGCGCCTCGCTACGTCCGTCGGCGCTGCCGCAACCTCCGTTGCTCGACCAAAACGCGGCGCTAGAGCGCGCCGTGAAGGTCGCCCATGATCTCACCTTTGAGCGCAAAAGCGTGGTTAAACGCAGTGAACTTGAGGCCGCGATACTTCGCGAAACATTCGGTTCCGGCATCAAGATCGAATCGGTCCGCAGCGCGCTGGCGCGCGAAAATTTCGCCGAAAGTGCCGATGGTGGCGAACTCGCCTCGCGTGAAGGACTGCGGCATGAGCTGTCGGTTTTGACCGCGGCAAAATTGGGGCGCAACCGACTGCCGCCGCTGAATGAAAAATTCGACGTCGCCAAGACGTCGCTCGATGCCGAGCAATGCGAAGCGGTGCGCCTGATCGCGAACAGCCGGGATTTCATCACGCTGTTTCGCGGCGCCGGAACCGGGAAAAGCTACACGCTGAATTTCGTCGCCAAGGCCGTGCGGGAAACGGCCGCACCGCTGGTCGTCCTAGCGCCACAGACCTCGCAAGTCCGGGACTTATGCAAGGACGGACTTGACGCGCACACGCTTGCGAGCGTGCAAAGCATTCCGGACGGCGCCGTCGTCATCCTCGATGAAGCCGGACAGGTCGGAGCGCGGCAGATGCATGACCTCGTGCAGAAAGTCCAGGCTGCGGCCGGCCGACTGATATTGTCGGGAGACACCCGCCAACATGGCGCGGTCGAGGCGTCCGACGCACTTGTCACCATCGAACGATATGCCGGCCTCAAAGCGGCGGAAATCCGCACCATCCGCCGCCAGGACCCGGCGCGCGGCGAGCGAAAAGAAGCGGCTCGCATTGCCTCCTACCGGGATGCTGTTTCTGCGGCAAGCGAAGGCGACTGGCGAAATCGCTCAAGCGTCTGCGTCAGATCGGAGCCGTCGAGGTGGTCCACGAACACAAACGCGTTGCCGCGGTTGCAGCTGCGGTCGTCGCCGATCTGA